The genomic segment CCAACAcctctgctgtccgctggctacagcTTCCATTAGTCCACAACTGCTTGCTGTCCGCTGGATACTACAACTATCACCAGTCCTCCACTGCCTGCTGTTCGTTGGCTACTACAACTAATATGAGTACACCATTACCTGCTGTCCACTGGATACTACAGCTACCACCAgtcccccactgcctgctgtTCGTTGGCTACTACAACTAATATGAGTACACCATTACCTGCTGTCCACTGGATACTACAGCTACCACCAgtcccccactgcctgctgtttactggatactacaactaccaccagtccaccactgtctgCTACAACTATCTCTAgttcaccaatgcctgctgtcctcTGGCAACTACAACTGACACCAGTACACCACAGTCTGTTACCCActgactactactaccaccaatcCACCACTTTTAATGCTGCCGCTACTACTAGCcaagcctacacatacacaaccgaaATTTTTTTCGACTTTTCATACAAGATTTATTTCTActtcactattttgggacaccaaacctgttgctactcccaaaaagaaagtaattgtgtgcattttaacaccagcaggcatctgctaacaaaaagggaaactttatgcagctttatttttatgttaaaaagcatacaaaatcctcTAGCGCAGTGTGTATTTAAACAggttgttagttaccatgggttaccatgTGTCgccataactttgacattaaTTTATTCCAAGGTGACTTAGCAGGGTTATATATACAGGGCTTTAAAGATATTAGGCAATTTTTATACATGAGTTTTGAAGGTTATTTCACTGCAGGTTTATGTAGATGTTTTTTGCCacaaaccaaactttttttttaaagttctgtGAACAAACTTTTCAAAACTCCGCTCAACTCGCTGAATTTAATCTTTTTCTTGACATGTTATGTTTCATTACAGTGCCATTTTGTTATAAACTACAGTTAAATATTATTTCAGTACAAAATAAGAAATGTGTTTTGTCTGCTCActcatgttttatttaaaaatggtaCAAATTACCATTTTTATTTGGTGCTGTGCCCATATGATGCACAATATGCCTATATTTGTGGTCAGGCATATATATTTGTAAAGGTGGAATGGTAACCTGTAGTGTGTCTCGTCTACCCCTCATAGGTACCCCTAAATACCTGGCATACCTGGTGATAGTACTATgtaatgattagtgttgctcgcgaatattcgcaatacaaattttgttcgcgaatatcgcatattcgcgaatatagtgctatatattcgtaattacgaatattcgttttttgttttgttttttcacagtacacatcacagtgatcacccctctctgcttctagcttgtggggtgtaaagaaggctctaatactactgtgtgagactggtgtgcgaattttcgcatatgcgaaaattagcgtgtgcaaattttcgcatatacgaatttttgtttctgctaatttttgtatatacgaattttcgcatacgcgaatattcgcgtgtgcgaaaataaaacgagaatattacgaatatgcgaatattcgcgaatatatgacgaatattcgtccatatattcgcgaatattcgcgaattcgaatatggcctatgccgctcaacactagtaatgatACAATCACTGAACATAAGTAGATTCCCTATGTGCATATGATTTTCTTCTGGTCTGTTTTGGTGACTGTTTGTTATGCCTATTTGGGGACTAGGTTCTCTAGAATTATTGATATATTAATACCAGTCTGCTATTGTATACTTGTATAGGCTGTCTATTGTATgacggattattattattactcaaCTTTTGTATACATTGTATGGACAATTTGTTATCTGATTTATTtttgcaaaacaaaaaactattatGTATACATAATTATTCACAGGTATACAGAGAGCTTCTCAATATGAAGTAATGAACTGATTTATCTGTGCACAGGTTTTCCTTGAGCATTTTATTCAAACATTGTCCATTGTCATCAGAAGAAAGAGATTATTAGTTTTTAACATTAGGGATTAACATTAGGGATTATTATTTGtgtaattattttaaaatatattaataagggttacattttacattttagaaGGGTATCTACTTAAGTTCAGTGATTGTAAAAGGTCTACCAAATCACCTGTTGGGTGTTGTGAATGGTACTATGTAATGATAACAAAAAAGGGGAAGGGAGGTTGGCCGCTTCTTTGATGAATtgattaccatatttatcggcgtataacacgcactttttaggctaaaatttttagtctaaagtctatgtgcgtgttatacgccgatacacccccaggaaaggcagggggagagaggccgtcgctgcccgcttctctccccctgcctttcctggggtctagagccctgctgccggcccttctctcccccctggctatcatgacgtcatgcgccgcgccgtgcagcgcatagcaacgacgcaggggacgcacgccggaggcctgcagcagcgcggaccccaccccggcaacaggtaattatgccaccggggatggagtgaggcaacggggcagcggcgccggcaatgggtgccgctgccccttctctccccctggctgtcggcgccgcttctctccccctggctatcggcgccggcaatggggcgccggcaccgatagtcagggggacagaacgggcagcggcgccgatagccagggggagagaagggccggcatatttttacccaaatatccttggtaaaatgagggtgcgtgttataggccggtgcgtggtataccccgataaatacggtatattcctCCTAATATGTACAAAACAACATGCATAATTAGGGTAGTGGTGAGGGTCAGCTCCAACATGCACCAAGTGCTGTGTAATAGCGATAGCCAGGTAAGCTGCAAAGCGGAGCTTTTTGAAGGCCATGGTCCCCTCCCACAAAGTGGGTATTGACTGGTATGGCAAGGAGCATGGAGCCTGTGCCCAGTGCTAGTGGTAGGGCGTGGATAAGAGAAACTGTGGGACGGGAATAATGGATGGGAATGACAGTGTAATGCTTGGGGTGTATATATGTAACTTTTTACAATATGATCACCCATTTATGTTTTAGAATTTAGTTTATATAACCTTAGAATGGAAAACCATAGATAAATTCTTCTACAAACAGCACAACTCTTGTCCATGGGTCTGGTATTTCAACCCAATCAAATGAATAGGGCTGAGCTGCCATAACAAACACAGCCTGGGAACCAAAGTGATGTGGTTTCTATAAGAAAGCAGGTCTTTATTTTTTGCATCTTATGGACCCATTCAAGGAAATCAGGTTTATGAAATACTTTTTACAATGCATTGATGTTTCTGAATGACCActgacaatagtttttttttatattaatagatGCTTTTTATTGAGGATATGCTGTACACAATAATCCACTTCCTCATCTGAGGATGCTGTTTTCTGTGCTCCAGTTTAGCTGTGGTAGCTGTGGCTAAGACCATCAACCAAGACAGCAAAGAACTTCTCCACAGCATGTTGAACCTGGGGAGAGAAGGTTTTTCCAAGCCTGGTACCCAGGACAATGACCAGAACCTCGGCAAAGCGCTGTAGATGAAATAATACAACTATGGTTAGTTATGCCACCATTAGTTGAGTTggcttcacttaaaaaaaaaacctatcttTGTGTATATAACTGAGATAAACAAAATACAGGGTGTGAGTGATAATTTTTATAATAAGAGCCATACATCTTTAAATGTTAAGACTAATATTTGGTTTTGTTGCTGGAAGTAAAGTGTTAATGATTTTGTGACGCTAAAAGGTTCTTAAACCTATTAAGCTCCATAGTTTAGAGGAATAATGTCTTTACCCTGAAGTTCTCGGGATCCACATGCAGCTTGAAAGCATGGATGTCACTGAGGTTATGAAGAGAGGACCTCACGCTGTCCAGGTGGCCGATGGTATCACCAATAGCTGACAGGACTCTTTTGCCATGGGCGCTGACCTTGGCATTTCCAGCAATTGCAGTTGGGTTGGACAGGTTTCCAAAGCTGCTGAAATACCTCTGTGTCCAGGGGTACACAATCAGAAGCCTGTTAAGAGAGAAAACAATAATTTACTAAAACTATATGTTATAATGCAGGATTAAAATGACAAGGCCCTTATTATTGATGTGTGCTAAAGATTTTAAATATAGTGTCCATAGCCTGCACTGGACCCATACTGTACTTTTATACAGGCACCTTATCTATCATATTGTATTCAGTAGAAGAATGGAGCAGTCACCCAGAACTTGCTAGTAGTGGCTTTTTTATTGTTCGATAGAACATGCGGGATACAGCGTGCAGGGGGGGCAGGTGGTGAGGATGCGGGGGTATTGTCTGGCGACGGGCCGTTATCGCGATAACGGCCCGTCGCCAGACAATACCCCTGTGTCCTCACCACCTGCCCCCCTGCACGCTGTATCCTGCAAGTTCTAACAAACAATAAAGAAGCTACTACTAGCAAgttctgggtgagtgctccgttcttcTACTGAATACTCCATGCCTTGTTTCTCTGCCTTTCACGAGTCAGCACCTGTACAGACGCATCCAGCTTCCAGGGAACCGTTTACTGCAAATTGGGAATGATTTTGCTCAGTCCGATTGTTCATTACATGTAGTGCCGATTACACCTTTTGTTGGATTTGTTCTATCATATTATTTTTCGGCAGACAATCATTAAACTCCAAGCACTGGACTAACCCCATGCATAGAGACTCAGCCTACCACcactaaatgggtattccaggaataaaaaaaaacaggccttttttctttcaaagacctcttgctatttgtctccaggttggatgtggttctgcagctccgttccattgaagtgaatggagccacgttgcaataccacacccaaagtggagacaaggagggcgctgtctttgtttttttccccctcggaatacccctttaaattccatgCATCTACACACATGTTGCAGCTGATATTTTGGAACATGTTTGTGCATTAGTTTTGCAGGGTATTGTAGGGTATTGTACATCGCATGTCTGAACCATTTCAATGTTTCAGCTATTAGATAGAAGCAAAAGCTGACGCTTATGACTCGTTAAAATAGTTCAGACATGgatattatgtttaaaattgatgTTATCGATCATTTTCGTAAAACCATGCTaaattattaaacatttttagtTTATATAAAAAgatatttaatattttatataaaaatatattttctattgACAGTATACAACTTTGCTAAAACTATTGAAAAATACAAAAGGAGGACATTTGGCAGAAtagtacaagaaaaaaaaagtttccacttattttactataaaatattaaatatgtattttttctatTACCTGGCCAGAGCATCAGGTCCATCCCTGTCAATATTGACTTTGGACCACACGGAGGTGATGGCGGATCTCTCTTCAGCTGTCCAATGAACCATGGTGACGATTAGAGGTGAGTAGCTACTGCTTCTATTGTGAGAAGTAGAATGCTCTAAGAAATATCCCTTTGCAAGTATGATTTATAGGGTGCTTAGTATGTCACGCCTAaattggttttatgctgtgtcaccCTATTGTTTGCACTGTATCACCCCAGCCTGCACTGATAAGGAAATGATATGACTGACATTGCTATTTAATATCATGTCTTGTTCAAATGTACATGATTTTGTAAGTCTGCATCTGCTTATGCTGATCATACACAAATGTCTAAAGTTAAAAATAGATAAGAAATGAACAGCTGTCTGCCAGATAAAATTGTTAATGCAAGAAGAATATGAAATAGCTTGTGAATTATAATATTGGCTAAAACAATGAATGATATATGATATTCAATAAATATGATTACTAGTGACCAGTCTTGGGAGGGCCCAGGTCATCATTGGTTCTTACAGGAATAACTTTATTTCTGCATTGGTCCACTAAGACTATGGCTATATGACTGCTTATAATAAGAATATACTGCATATAATAAAAATGAGAAAACTCCTAGATACCTAAATAAGGCATTATACTGTAGCTTCCAATATGTGGAATTGCTTTCTTGTGCAGTTAGGCTTCACATAAACACATGATAGAAGTACCTCTATTATGACCCAGTTTGAGAATCCAACCAATCACCTCTTTGGAGAAgatcacccaaaattgcattaaaaagtgGTCATCTCTAGGGACTGTCTTCTTAGAGAAAATGGTCACTATGTGCAATGTATGGTGGGCTAAAATCTTTCATACAAGATGGTCATCACAAAGAGGTAGTGGTTTTACTGTATTTATCAAGATACAAATCACTTGTTAGATAAAACCAAAATCTATGAAAAAGTGAACTCTAGGATGAGAAGAGAATTTGTGAAGTAAATCTTGCTAGAAAAGTTTAGGAGAACGAGCAGAAGGCCAAGGAACTACTGATAATGGTTGGACAGTATTTTGTCTCCTTCAATATTAGTTTTTTCCACAAATAATAGTTGTTTTGCTTCAATGTAATGTACATTTCATGGGCCAAATATTTTCAGACTTCCTGTATTTAATGGACACGAACTGTTgctaaaaatagtgaaaaaagttAAGACTTGGGGGTGGGAGTAGGCAGATAAAGAAGTGTCGGAGGCAACAACAGAATGAGCAGCAGAAAATATAGAAAGAAGAATAATAAAATGGAAATTGTTGTAgtacattaacctgttggggacgaagggcgtatgcatacgcccttgcgtcctggtacttaaggacgaagggcttatccatacgcccgtgggaatttcggtccccgctgcgcgccgggcggggaccgggccagggtgactgctgatatctatcagcaggcaccccgtgcaaatgcacaggggggtcattagacccccccatgtcggcgatcggcgcaaatcgcaagtgaattcacacttgcgatttgcgccgattccgggccattacgggtctatggtgacccggaatagaagggggatcgcgggtgtctaagacacccacgatccccctaaagcgataggagtgagttggcacgggtgccacccctcctatccctgctattggtggtctagacgcgaccaccaatagcagatctggggcggaggggtttactttcgtttcccccgtcctgcccacctacaataggcggggcagaacggggaaaacgaagaggagtggcgccggagtccacttacccgtccggaggctgcggagcgacggcgatcggcgggcggcgacggataTCGGCGCAGGtggcgtgcagcagaagaggacggcaccCTGGATgcgacagaagccggtgagtagttgcctagcaacatctagagggctacagtctgagaccactatagtggtctctagactgtagccctccagatgttgcaaaactacaactcccagcatgcacagacagctgttt from the Hyla sarda isolate aHylSar1 chromosome 8, aHylSar1.hap1, whole genome shotgun sequence genome contains:
- the LOC130284866 gene encoding hemoglobin subunit beta-2-like isoform X2; this translates as MLKKAHFSTLVQLCTKQHPSNLSSSYSPLIVTMVHWTAEERSAITSVWSKVNIDRDGPDALARLLIVYPWTQRYFSSFGNLSNPTAIAGNAKVSAHGKRVLSAIGDTIGHLDSVRSSLHNLSDIHAFKLHVDPENFRRFAEVLVIVLGTRLGKTFSPQVQHAVEKFFAVLVDGLSHSYHS
- the LOC130284866 gene encoding hemoglobin subunit beta-2-like isoform X1, whose product is MARVICHTGPADLLPLMFQTTAAQRIYFLPSSSQLRSSSYSPLIVTMVHWTAEERSAITSVWSKVNIDRDGPDALARLLIVYPWTQRYFSSFGNLSNPTAIAGNAKVSAHGKRVLSAIGDTIGHLDSVRSSLHNLSDIHAFKLHVDPENFRRFAEVLVIVLGTRLGKTFSPQVQHAVEKFFAVLVDGLSHSYHS
- the LOC130284866 gene encoding hemoglobin subunit beta-2-like isoform X3, with protein sequence MVHWTAEERSAITSVWSKVNIDRDGPDALARLLIVYPWTQRYFSSFGNLSNPTAIAGNAKVSAHGKRVLSAIGDTIGHLDSVRSSLHNLSDIHAFKLHVDPENFRRFAEVLVIVLGTRLGKTFSPQVQHAVEKFFAVLVDGLSHSYHS